One window of Salminus brasiliensis chromosome 16, fSalBra1.hap2, whole genome shotgun sequence genomic DNA carries:
- the mocs2 gene encoding molybdopterin synthase sulfur carrier subunit, whose amino-acid sequence MSTEVLVLYFAKSAELTGLKSETIAVQSELTTFQLWQELEKRHPKLSAVREHVVLALRQEYVALGDQRVSLQEGDEVAVIPPLSGG is encoded by the exons ATGAGTACCGAG GTGTTGGTGTTGTATTTTGCGAAAAGCGCAGAATTAACAGGGCTTAAATCTGAGACCATCGCTGTCCAGTCGGAGTTGACCACCtttcagctgtggcaagaaCTGGAGAAGCGCCACCCAAA GCTGAGTGCTGTACGTGAGCACGTGGTGTTGGCACTGCGTCAGGAGTACGTGGCCTTGGGCGATCAGCGCGTGAGCCTGCAGGAAGGGGACGAGGTTGCGGTCATCCCGCCTCTGAGCGGAGGCTAG